GGACAAGAACCGCGATGTTACATCCGCCCCATCGCGCGGTCGGCCGCCGCCAGTGCCTGCTCTATATCGTCCTCTGTGTGATTGGGCGACACGAAAATCCGGCCGCCGCCGCCCATGAGCACGCCTTCCTCGCCCCAGAGCGCCCGAAAGCGCTCGAATTCCGCGGCATCGCGTCCCGCCAGATGCGACGGGACGTAGGCGGCGGACCTGTCGACGAAGTCGAAGTAGATGACGCCCGTGGGGCCCTGGAGCAGGCGGGGACGGCCGTGGTACGCGCAAATGGCGGAGAGCCCTTCGCTGAGTCGCCGCTGGCGCGCTTCCATCACGTGATAGCAGGCGCCGTCGTTCGCGGCCAGCT
The Gemmatimonadota bacterium genome window above contains:
- a CDS encoding aminotransferase class III-fold pyridoxal phosphate-dependent enzyme, whose translation is LGGAQAALRITPDLATFGKALAGGFPLSAVAGRADILQLLRDNRVLGPGTFNSFPPSLAAAIHTIDKLAANDGACYHVMEARQRRLSEGLSAICAYHGRPRLLQGPTGVIYFDFVDRSAAYVPSHLAGRDAAEFERFRALWGEEGVLMGGGGRIFVSPNHTEDDIEQALAAADRAMGRM